Within Flagellimonas maritima, the genomic segment ATTGGCAATTGTGCCAGTAATGGTACTTGCATTTTTCTTTCTTCAAATTTGGAAAAAAAGAACACAGCGCCAGTTTGCAGAGTCGAAACTTTTAAAACGTTTGGCTCCAAATAAATCAAATCTAAAGTCAGGATTAAAACTGATCTTTCTTTCGTTGGGTATTACTTTTTTGATTATTGGACTGGTAAATCCAAAAATTGGGACTAAACTGGAAACCGTAAAACGTGAAGGCGTGGATATTGTTTTTGCCTTGGATGTTTCAAAAAGTATGTTGGCCGAAGATATTGCTCCAAATCGACTGGAAAAAGCAAAAAGATTGATTTCAGAAATCATCAATCAATTGGCGAGTGATCGTATTGGAATAATTGCATATGCCGGGCAGGCCTACCCACAACTGCCCATAACAACTGATTACGGAGCTGCAAAAATGTTCCTTCAAAGCATGAACACTGACATGCTCTCTTCGCAAGGAACCGCCATCAATGCAGCCATAGACTTGGCAAGCACATATTATGATGATTCAGAACAAACCAATAGGGTTCTTTTTATCGTTTCTGATGGAGAAGACCATTCAGAAAGAACTACTTTGGATGCGGTGGAATATGCCACTCAAAATGGTATTCGCATATTCACCATTGGTGTTGGAAAACCAAAAGGTGCTCCCATCCCCATTAAAAGAAAAGGTATTGTTGAAACTTTGAAAAAAGACAATCAAGGAGAGGTGGTCATTACAAAACTTAATGAAGACGTACTTTCCGAGATAGCTGATCGGGGCAACGGTGAATATATCAACGGCTCCAATACCGAAAATGCCGTGGAATATATCAAGGAACAGCTAAATCAAATGGATAAGAAAGAATTTGAGGCCAAACAATTTGCAGAGTACAAAGATCAATTTCAATGGTTCTTGGGCATAGGTCTTTTATTTTTATTTTTGGATATCTTCCTTTTGGACAGAAAAACAAAGTGGTTGAAAAAACTAAATCTTTTTAACGAGCATGATGATGAATAAGATAAGATTGATGTTGCCCCTGTTGCTTTTCCTAGCTATCACTTCGCAAGCACAGGAAGAAATGGTCGATGAAGTGGCAGAAAATGCACTTAGAGAATCAAAAAATCTTACATGGGAAGCAAATAAAGAGCTGACCGAGAATAATTTTATTACTGCCGAAGCAGACTACAGGAAAGCCATTTCCAAAAGCGGTGAAAATGCCGTTGCGCCTTTTAATCTTGGCAATGCTTATTACAATAGGGAAAACTACCAAGAAGCTTTTGGTAGATTTAAACAGGCGGGCGAGACAGCAGAATCCAAACCTGAAAAACATAAATCCTATCATAATATGGGGAATGTGTTCATGAAGAACAAAGAATATCAAAAAGCTGTGGAAGCTTATAAAGAGGCCCTTAGAAACAATCCAACAGATGAGGAAACCCGTTACAATCTGGCTTTAGCCAAAGAAATGCTAAAAAAGCAACAGGACGAACAAAAAAACGACCAAAACCAAGACGATAAGGATAAAAAGAACGAAGAAGACCAAAAAGACAAAAATAAAGACCAGGACGATAGGGGAGAGAATGACAAGGAAAATGAAGGAGAACAAAACGAAGATGAAAATAAAGATAAAGGCGATGATGGAGATAATGGAGAAAACAAGCCTGAAGAGAACAAAGAAGGAGAAGGGGACAAAAAAGAAGAACAGAAAAAAAAGCCCAATGAAGGTGACCGCCCCGAGGAACAAAAACAACAACCAAGACCCAATCAACTTTCCAAGCAACAAATTCAAAATTTGCTAGAAGCCATGCAAAATGAGGAAAAGAAAGTCCAAGAAAAAATGGAGGCAAAAAAGGTGAAAGGCAAAAAAATAAAAAATGAGAAGGATTGGTGATGTACAAAGCGTGGTTTAATTTCTTAATCTTTTTAAGCACTTCCTTGTTCGCAGGGCTGTCTTTGTACGGCCAAGAAAACGAGGTGACCTTTGAAGTAAGATTAAGCAAAGAAAAGTTGGGTATAAACGAACGCCTTAGGGTCGAATTTGCCATGAATAA encodes:
- a CDS encoding VWA domain-containing protein; translation: MIQLDEKIYLYLLAIVPVMVLAFFFLQIWKKRTQRQFAESKLLKRLAPNKSNLKSGLKLIFLSLGITFLIIGLVNPKIGTKLETVKREGVDIVFALDVSKSMLAEDIAPNRLEKAKRLISEIINQLASDRIGIIAYAGQAYPQLPITTDYGAAKMFLQSMNTDMLSSQGTAINAAIDLASTYYDDSEQTNRVLFIVSDGEDHSERTTLDAVEYATQNGIRIFTIGVGKPKGAPIPIKRKGIVETLKKDNQGEVVITKLNEDVLSEIADRGNGEYINGSNTENAVEYIKEQLNQMDKKEFEAKQFAEYKDQFQWFLGIGLLFLFLDIFLLDRKTKWLKKLNLFNEHDDE
- a CDS encoding tetratricopeptide repeat protein; the protein is MNKIRLMLPLLLFLAITSQAQEEMVDEVAENALRESKNLTWEANKELTENNFITAEADYRKAISKSGENAVAPFNLGNAYYNRENYQEAFGRFKQAGETAESKPEKHKSYHNMGNVFMKNKEYQKAVEAYKEALRNNPTDEETRYNLALAKEMLKKQQDEQKNDQNQDDKDKKNEEDQKDKNKDQDDRGENDKENEGEQNEDENKDKGDDGDNGENKPEENKEGEGDKKEEQKKKPNEGDRPEEQKQQPRPNQLSKQQIQNLLEAMQNEEKKVQEKMEAKKVKGKKIKNEKDW